Proteins encoded in a region of the Acomys russatus chromosome 14, mAcoRus1.1, whole genome shotgun sequence genome:
- the LOC127197936 gene encoding stromelysin-1, with protein MKGFPALLWLCVAVCSSYPLHGRAGDEGNGMEILQKYLENYYGLEKDAKQFVKRMGSSPVVSKIREMQKFLGLKMTGKLDSSTMDLMHKPRCGVPDVGGFTTFPGSPKWRKNHITYRIVNYTPDLPRESVDSAIERALRVWEEVTPLTFSRMSEGEADIMISFAVGEHGDFVPFDGPGTVLAHAFAPGLGINGDAHFDDDEQWTEDTTGTNLFLVAAHELGHSLGLFHSAKAEALMYPVYKSSSDLARFHLSQDDVEGIQSLYGPPPASPDVLVVPTEPNSPEPDTSLMCSPALSFDAVSTLRGEVLFFKDRHFWRKSLRTPEPGFHLVSSFWPSLPSNVDAAYEVTNRDTVFIIKGNQYWAIRGHEEQAGYPKSIHTLGLPASVRKIDAAFSSKEKKKTYFFVEDKYWRFDEKKQSMEPGFPRRIAEDFPGIDSKVDGVFEAFGFFYFFSGSSQLEFDPNAKKVTHVLKSNSWFNC; from the exons atgaagGGTTTCCCGGCCCTGCTGTGGCTGTGTGTAGCGGTGTGTTCATCCTATCCCTTGCATGGACGTGCAGGTGACGAAGGCAATGGCATGGAGATTCTTCAG AAATACCTAGAAAACTACTATGGCCTTGAAAAGGATGCAAAGCAATTTGTTAAAAGAATGGGCAGTAGTCCTGTTGTCAGTAAAATCCGGGAGATGCAGAAGTTCCTCGGGCTGAAGATGACAGGAAAGCTGGACTCCAGCACTATGGATCTGATGCACAAGCCCAGGTGTGGCGTTCCCGACGTCGGCGGCTTCACCACCTTTCCAGGCTCACCGAAGTGGAGGAAAAACCACATCACCTACAG GATTGTAAATTATACACCGGATTTACCAAGAGAGAGCGTGGACTCCGCCATCGAGAGAGCCTTGCGAGTCTGGGAGGAGGTGACGCCGCTCACGTTCTCCAGGATGTCTGAAGGGGAGGCGGACATAATGATCTCCTTTGCGGTTGGAG AACATGGAGACTTTGTCCCTTTTGATGGTCCCGGAACAGTCCTGGCTCACGCCTTTGCACCTGGGCTGGGGATTAACGGAGATGCTCACTTTGATGATGATGAACAATGGACAGAGGACACAACAG gTACCAACCTGTTCCTGGTAGCTGCTCATGAACTTGGCCATTCCCTGGGTCTGTTTCACTCAGCCAAGGCTGAGGCTTTGATGTACCCAGTATACAAGTCTTCCTCAGACCTGGCCCGCTTTCATCTCTCTCAGGACGATGTGGAAGGGATTCAGTCCCTCTACG GACCTCCCCCAGCATCCCCTGATGTCCTCGTGGTACCCACCGAACCTAACTCTCCAGAACCTGACACATCACTGATGTGCAGTCCTGCTTTGTCCTTTGATGCAGTCAGCACCCTGCGGGGAgaagtcttattttttaaagacag GCACTTTTGGCGCAAATCTCTCAGAACCCCTGAGCCTGGCTTTCATTTGGTCTCTTCGTTTTGGCCGTCTCTTCCTTCCAATGTGGATGCTGCATATGAGGTTACTAACAGAGACACTGTCTTCATTATTAAAG GAAATCAGTACTGGGCTATCCGAGGGCATGAGGAGCAAGCAGGGTATCCTAAAAGCATCCACACTTTGGGTCTCCCTGCAAGCGTCAGGAAGATCGATGCTGCCTTTTCTagtaaggagaaaaagaagacatactTCTTTGTAGAGGACAAATACTGGAG ATTTGATGAGAAGAAACAGTCCATGGAGCCAGGATTTCCCAGGAGAATAGCTGAGGACTTTCCAGGCATTGACTCAAAGGTGGATGGTGTCTTTGAAGCATTTG GGTTCTTCTACTTTTTCAGCGGATCTTCACAGTTGGAGTTTGACCCAAATGCAAAGAAAGTGACCCATGTATTGAAAAGTAACAGCTGGTTTAATTGTTAG